The proteins below come from a single Seriola aureovittata isolate HTS-2021-v1 ecotype China chromosome 23, ASM2101889v1, whole genome shotgun sequence genomic window:
- the si:dkey-46i9.6 gene encoding nuclear factor 7, ovary isoform X1 codes for MLKMTLPLRRVGMATTGNLSEEQVHCSICLDVFTNPVSIPCGHNFCQGCILGYWKTSPLFQCPMCKKSFHKRPDISVNTVLREIAEQFKEIRVRGVEGKVSKEEEEVKEKKWTMERKKKEDEERLLEKDQKQQLLEELKEKQVEERRKKEQSKQKPEEKKPLREELPPLIPPVFLPKTSPPSPQATAQDPPPPLPRTSPPPSPQTLPSSSLPHPSWEEDVLCDVCLGEGRPKAVKACLVCLTSYCEEHLKSHSARFTKHKLMDPVANMEDRMCPKHERLLELFCKKDQTCVCVLCTETDHRAHYTVPVEREWMEKKAQLKRTEIDVQQMIQDRVKKMEDIKHSLELSKASAQREIEESMQVFSELVRSIQRTQAELVLAIEEKQMQTERWAGGLITELEQEISELKRRNTDLENVARTDHINFLKSFPALSTPPSVKDWSETSVPTDMCVGMIRRSVAKLEATLNEMINKLSESEIQRIQKYTVDVTLDPDTANPWLQLSQDRHQVRHLGAWQDLPDHPERFDTVVIVLGRDGFTSGRHYWEVQVGDKDDWYLGVARSSVNRKGRISVSTTQGYWALAMKKGQGYRASTSPPLLLPLDPKPKRVGVYVDYEEGQVSFYDVRARTHIYTFKDTFTGKILPFFYLYCCDKASDTIMICPVNEKTLIK; via the exons ATGCTGAAAATGACGCTGCCTCTCCGCCGTGTAGGAATGGCAACCACTGGGAACCTTTCTGAAGAGCAGGTGCACTGCTCCATCTGTCTCGACGTCTTCACCAACCCCGTATCCATCCCCTGCGGACACAACTTCTGCCAGGGTTGCATCCTGGGATACTGGAAAACCAGCCCTTTGTTCCAGTGTCCCATGTGTAAGAAGTCCTTCCACAAGAGGCCTGATATTAGCGTCAACACTGTGCTGAGGGAGATCGCAGAGCAGTTCAAGGAGATTAGGGTTCGAGGTGTGGAAGGGAAGGtgagcaaagaggaggaagaggtgaaagaaaagaagtggacgatggagagaaagaaaaaggaggatgaggagaggctTTTGGAGAAAGACCAGAAGCAGCAGCttctggaggagctgaaggagaagcaagtggaggagaggaggaagaaagagcagTCAAAGCAAAAGCCAGAAGAGAAGAAGCCACTACGTGAGGAGTTACCTCCGTTAATCCCTCCTGTGTTCTTACCCAAAACCTCTCCGCCCTCCCCCCAAGCCACCGCTCAGGATCCACCACCTCCACTGCCCCGGACCTCACCTCCACCCTCACCTCAAACCCTACCTTCCTCCTCACTCCCACATCCCTCCTGGGAGGAGGATGTCCTGTGCGATGTCTGCCTCGGGGAGGGAAGGCCCAAAGCGGTCAAAGCCTGCCTCGTGTGTCTGACTTCCTACTGTGAGGAGCATCTGAAGTCTCACTCCGCCAGGTTCACCAAGCACAAGCTAATGGATCCTGTTGCTAACATGGAGGACAGGATGTGTCCAAAGCATGAGCGTCTCCTGGAGCTGTTCTGTAAGAAGGATCAgacttgtgtgtgcgtgctctgTACCGAGACGGACCACAGGGCGCACTACACTGTCCCGGTGGAGAGGGAATGGATGGAGAAAAAG GCCCAGCTGAAGAGGACAGAAATAGACGTCCAGCAGATGATCCAGGACAGAGTGAAAAAGATGGAGGACATTAAACACTCTCTAGAGCTCAGCAAA GCCAGTGCTCAGAGAGAGATCGAGGAAAGCATGCAGGTCTTCTCAGAGCTGGTGCGCTCCATCCAGAGGACTCAAGCCGAGCTGGTTTTGGCCATCGAGGAGAAGCAGATGCAGACGGAGAGGTGGGCCGGAGGCCTCATCACTGAACTGGAGCAGGAAATctctgagctgaagaggaggaacACAGACCTGGAAAATGTGGCTCGGACCGACCACATTAATTTCTTAAAG aGCTTCCCCGCCCTTAGCACTCCACCATCTGTTAAAGACTGGTCTGAGACCAGTGTTCCCACTGACATGTGTGTGGGTATGATCAGGAGATCTGTGGCAAAACTGGAGGCAACATTGAATGAAATGATCAACAAACTGTCTGAGAGCG agATCCAAAGGATTCAGAAATATACAG TGGATGTCACTCTGGACCCTGACACAGCCAACCCGTGGCTGCAGCTTTCTCAGGACAGACATCAGGTGAGACACCTGGGAGCGTGGCAGGACCTCCCAGACCACCCTGAGCGCTTTGACACGGTGGTCATCGTCCTGGGCCGTGACGGTTTCACCTCTGGGAGACATTACTGGGAAGTCCAGGTGGGGGACAAGGATGACTGGTATCTGGGAGTAGCCAGGTCTTCTGTGAACAGAAAGGGCAGGATCTCTGTGAGCACCACTCAAGGCTACTGGGCTCTGGCCATGAAGAAAGGCCAGGGGTACCGGGCGTCAACATCTCCACCGTTACTGCTCCCCCTCGACCCCAAGCCCAAGCGAGTGGGCGTATATGTGGACTACGAAGAGGGGCAGGTATCATTTTATGACGTGAGAGCTCGGACTCATATTTACACATTCAAAGATACGTTCACGGGGAAGATTCTGCCGTTTTTCTACCTGTACTGCTGCGACAAAGCCTCTGATACCATCATGATCTGTCCTGTGAATGAGAAAACCCTGATCAAGTAA
- the si:dkey-46i9.6 gene encoding nuclear factor 7, ovary isoform X2 yields MATTGNLSEEQVHCSICLDVFTNPVSIPCGHNFCQGCILGYWKTSPLFQCPMCKKSFHKRPDISVNTVLREIAEQFKEIRVRGVEGKVSKEEEEVKEKKWTMERKKKEDEERLLEKDQKQQLLEELKEKQVEERRKKEQSKQKPEEKKPLREELPPLIPPVFLPKTSPPSPQATAQDPPPPLPRTSPPPSPQTLPSSSLPHPSWEEDVLCDVCLGEGRPKAVKACLVCLTSYCEEHLKSHSARFTKHKLMDPVANMEDRMCPKHERLLELFCKKDQTCVCVLCTETDHRAHYTVPVEREWMEKKAQLKRTEIDVQQMIQDRVKKMEDIKHSLELSKASAQREIEESMQVFSELVRSIQRTQAELVLAIEEKQMQTERWAGGLITELEQEISELKRRNTDLENVARTDHINFLKSFPALSTPPSVKDWSETSVPTDMCVGMIRRSVAKLEATLNEMINKLSESEIQRIQKYTVDVTLDPDTANPWLQLSQDRHQVRHLGAWQDLPDHPERFDTVVIVLGRDGFTSGRHYWEVQVGDKDDWYLGVARSSVNRKGRISVSTTQGYWALAMKKGQGYRASTSPPLLLPLDPKPKRVGVYVDYEEGQVSFYDVRARTHIYTFKDTFTGKILPFFYLYCCDKASDTIMICPVNEKTLIK; encoded by the exons ATGGCAACCACTGGGAACCTTTCTGAAGAGCAGGTGCACTGCTCCATCTGTCTCGACGTCTTCACCAACCCCGTATCCATCCCCTGCGGACACAACTTCTGCCAGGGTTGCATCCTGGGATACTGGAAAACCAGCCCTTTGTTCCAGTGTCCCATGTGTAAGAAGTCCTTCCACAAGAGGCCTGATATTAGCGTCAACACTGTGCTGAGGGAGATCGCAGAGCAGTTCAAGGAGATTAGGGTTCGAGGTGTGGAAGGGAAGGtgagcaaagaggaggaagaggtgaaagaaaagaagtggacgatggagagaaagaaaaaggaggatgaggagaggctTTTGGAGAAAGACCAGAAGCAGCAGCttctggaggagctgaaggagaagcaagtggaggagaggaggaagaaagagcagTCAAAGCAAAAGCCAGAAGAGAAGAAGCCACTACGTGAGGAGTTACCTCCGTTAATCCCTCCTGTGTTCTTACCCAAAACCTCTCCGCCCTCCCCCCAAGCCACCGCTCAGGATCCACCACCTCCACTGCCCCGGACCTCACCTCCACCCTCACCTCAAACCCTACCTTCCTCCTCACTCCCACATCCCTCCTGGGAGGAGGATGTCCTGTGCGATGTCTGCCTCGGGGAGGGAAGGCCCAAAGCGGTCAAAGCCTGCCTCGTGTGTCTGACTTCCTACTGTGAGGAGCATCTGAAGTCTCACTCCGCCAGGTTCACCAAGCACAAGCTAATGGATCCTGTTGCTAACATGGAGGACAGGATGTGTCCAAAGCATGAGCGTCTCCTGGAGCTGTTCTGTAAGAAGGATCAgacttgtgtgtgcgtgctctgTACCGAGACGGACCACAGGGCGCACTACACTGTCCCGGTGGAGAGGGAATGGATGGAGAAAAAG GCCCAGCTGAAGAGGACAGAAATAGACGTCCAGCAGATGATCCAGGACAGAGTGAAAAAGATGGAGGACATTAAACACTCTCTAGAGCTCAGCAAA GCCAGTGCTCAGAGAGAGATCGAGGAAAGCATGCAGGTCTTCTCAGAGCTGGTGCGCTCCATCCAGAGGACTCAAGCCGAGCTGGTTTTGGCCATCGAGGAGAAGCAGATGCAGACGGAGAGGTGGGCCGGAGGCCTCATCACTGAACTGGAGCAGGAAATctctgagctgaagaggaggaacACAGACCTGGAAAATGTGGCTCGGACCGACCACATTAATTTCTTAAAG aGCTTCCCCGCCCTTAGCACTCCACCATCTGTTAAAGACTGGTCTGAGACCAGTGTTCCCACTGACATGTGTGTGGGTATGATCAGGAGATCTGTGGCAAAACTGGAGGCAACATTGAATGAAATGATCAACAAACTGTCTGAGAGCG agATCCAAAGGATTCAGAAATATACAG TGGATGTCACTCTGGACCCTGACACAGCCAACCCGTGGCTGCAGCTTTCTCAGGACAGACATCAGGTGAGACACCTGGGAGCGTGGCAGGACCTCCCAGACCACCCTGAGCGCTTTGACACGGTGGTCATCGTCCTGGGCCGTGACGGTTTCACCTCTGGGAGACATTACTGGGAAGTCCAGGTGGGGGACAAGGATGACTGGTATCTGGGAGTAGCCAGGTCTTCTGTGAACAGAAAGGGCAGGATCTCTGTGAGCACCACTCAAGGCTACTGGGCTCTGGCCATGAAGAAAGGCCAGGGGTACCGGGCGTCAACATCTCCACCGTTACTGCTCCCCCTCGACCCCAAGCCCAAGCGAGTGGGCGTATATGTGGACTACGAAGAGGGGCAGGTATCATTTTATGACGTGAGAGCTCGGACTCATATTTACACATTCAAAGATACGTTCACGGGGAAGATTCTGCCGTTTTTCTACCTGTACTGCTGCGACAAAGCCTCTGATACCATCATGATCTGTCCTGTGAATGAGAAAACCCTGATCAAGTAA
- the btr12 gene encoding bloodthirsty-related gene family, member 12: MQSISSPRGRVLSEDQFSCSICLEVFVEPVSTPCGHSFCKACLQGYWNHSKKFSCPMCKKSYSKKPEMSVNRVLAEISTQFQGLMMAGGAAVDGGAISRGSTLNLSSDTGHSGSPGPDTGEFARAGEVPCDACIGRKLKALKSCVNCPGSFCEAHLRHHKKVKSLISHRLIEPTFHLEEKICKRHERLLEAYCRTDHTCICSTCAEVSHRSHDIVTTDHEWKKKMSNLGKKRSELKHLIKERAKKLEEIKQSIKVIKVSAQKELEDSWQVYAELQRLVEQSQAELVELIATRQRDAERHAQELARGLENELSQLRRRSNELEAFAQTQDKVVFLQNLATLPPPLEPTDWSAVSINTDLYLGTVRSSVSGLMDKFQEELKRLYGKELRKVQNYSSEVILDPGTAQRNLAVSEDGRQVRYEERKTPHSDGPKRFSPALFVLGREGLSSGCHYWEVDVGRKTAWTLGVVRASARRKGEIKLNPEGGYWCLWLKNGEVKALASSRLPLMLPSQPSKMGIFLDYDGGQISFYDVKARIHLYTFVDNFTESLYPIFSPCLTQEGKNASPLVITSVKHT, from the exons ATGCAGA GCATTAGCTCTCCGAGAGGCCGGGTCCTCTCTGAGGACCAGTTCAGCTGCTCCATCTGTCTGGAGGTGTTCGTGGAGCCCGTGTCCACGCCCTGCGGTCACAGCTTCTGCAAGGCCTGTCTGCAGGGCTACTGGAACCACAGCAAGAAGTTCTCCTGCCCCATGTGCAAGAAGAGCTACTCCAAAAAACCAGAGATGAGTGTCAATAGGGTCCTGGCTGAAATATCTACCCAGTTTCAGGGGCTGATGATGGCTGGGGGGGCTGCTGTGGACGGAGGGGCCATCTCACGGGGATCTACGCTGAATCTGAGCTCAGATACAGGCCACAGTGGCTCGCCAGGGCCCGATACTGGAGAGTTCGCCCGGGCTGGGGAGGTTCCCTGTGATGCCTGTATTGGGAGGAAGTTAAAGGCGCTCAAGTCTTGTGTGAACTGCCCGGGGTCATTCTGTGAGGCTCATCTAAGACATCATAAAAAG GTGAAGTCTTTGATATCTCACCGTCTGATCGAACCCACTTTCCACCTGGAGGAGAAGATCTGCAAGAGACACGAACGTCTTCTGGAGGCCTACTGCCGCACCGACCACACCTGCATCTGCTCGACCTGCGCCGAGGTCTCGCACAGATCCCACGACATCGTCACCACTGACCATGagtggaagaagaagatg AGTAATCTGGGAAAGAAGAGGTCGGAGCTGAAACATTTGATCAAGGAGAGAGCCAAGAAACTGGAGGAGATCAAACAATCCATCAAGGTCATCAAG GTCAGCGCCCAGAAGGAGTTGGAGGACAGCTGGCAGGTGTACGCCGAGCTGCAGCGCCTGGTGGAGCAGAGTCAGGCGGAGCTGGTGGAGCTGATCGCCACGCGGCAACGTGATGCGGAGCGTCACGCTCAGGAGCTGGCTCGAGGTCTGGAGAACGAACTGAGCcaactgaggaggaggagcaacGAGCTGGAAGCCTTCGCACAGACCCAGGACAAAGTGGTCTTCCTTCAG AATCTGGCGACGTTGCCACCCCCACTCGAGCCCACTGATTGGTCGGCGGTCAGCATCAACACTGACCTCTACCTGGGAACCGTCCGCTCCTCCGTCAGCGGCCTCATGGACAAGTTCCAGGAGGAGCTTAAAAGACTGTACGGGAAAG AACTGCGGAAGGTGCAGAACTATTCAA GTGAGGTGATTTTGGACCCCGGCACAGCCCAGAGGAACCTGGCCGTGTCCGAGGACGGCCGTCAGGTGAGGTATGAAGAGCGTAAGACCCCCCACTCTGATGGTCCAAAACGCTTCAGCCCGGCCCTCTTCGTCCTGGGCCGAGAGGGTCTCAGCTCCGGGTGTCACTACTGGGAGGTGGATGTGGGGCGCAAGACGGCCTGGACCCTCGGCGTCGTCCGTGCATCAGCCCGCCGCAAGGGCGAGATCAAGCTGAACCCCGAGGGGGGATACTGGTGTCTGTGGCTGAAGAACGGGGAGGTGAAGGCTCTGGCGTCGTCCCGCCTGCCTCTTATGCTGCCATCCCAACCCAGTAAAATGGGAATCTTCCTGGATTATGACGGAGGTCAGATTTCTTTCTATGATGTGAAGGCACGTATACATCTCTATACTTTTGTTGATAACTTCACCGAGAGCCTGTACCCAATCTTCAGCCCCTGTCTCACCCAGGAGGGCAAGAACGCTTCTCCTCTCGTCATAACCTCTGTTAAACACACCTGA